The Nitrospira tepida genome includes a window with the following:
- the rplV gene encoding 50S ribosomal protein L22 encodes MAEARAVLRYVRVSPRKARPVVDLIRGQQVPKALALLSHTPRAAAKVVEKLLRSAVSNAEQKNIDDADNLWVARAFVNGGPILKRFRSRSMGRANSIHKRTSHITIVVGTKGKPVSA; translated from the coding sequence ATGGCTGAAGCAAGAGCGGTGCTCCGGTATGTGCGTGTGTCGCCTCGAAAAGCCAGGCCGGTGGTGGATCTGATCCGCGGCCAACAGGTCCCGAAGGCGCTGGCGTTGTTGAGCCACACGCCGCGCGCCGCGGCCAAGGTCGTGGAGAAGCTGCTGCGCTCCGCCGTGTCCAACGCCGAGCAAAAGAACATCGATGACGCGGACAATCTCTGGGTAGCCCGCGCCTTCGTGAACGGGGGGCCCATTCTGAAGCGCTTTCGATCGCGGTCTATGGGCCGCGCCAATTCGATCCATAAACGAACCAGCCACATTACGATCGTGGTCGGCACCAAAGGGAAGCCGGTATCGGCCTGA
- the rpsC gene encoding 30S ribosomal protein S3: MGQKSHPYGLRLGYSTNWTSRWYASKDYARLLHQDIRIKRMVKDRLYHAGVAKVEIERSGDQTRVIIHTARPGIIIGRKGAEVDKLKAAIEKQYGGQVYINVKEIKKPELDAQLVSENIATQLEKRVAFRRAMKRSVAAALRLGAQGIKISCAGRLAGAEIARTEWYREGRVPLHTLRADIEYGFAEAKTTMGQIGVKTWIYKGEVVPQQQGKAELGLARQDGRAVTL, from the coding sequence ATGGGACAGAAATCTCATCCGTACGGACTGCGCCTGGGGTATAGCACCAACTGGACATCTCGCTGGTACGCATCCAAGGACTATGCGCGGCTGCTGCATCAGGACATCCGGATCAAGCGGATGGTGAAGGACCGGCTGTACCACGCCGGCGTCGCCAAAGTCGAAATCGAACGATCGGGAGACCAAACGCGGGTGATCATCCACACCGCTCGTCCCGGCATCATCATCGGGCGCAAAGGAGCGGAGGTCGATAAGCTGAAGGCGGCGATCGAAAAGCAATACGGCGGACAGGTCTATATCAACGTGAAAGAGATCAAGAAGCCGGAGCTCGACGCTCAACTGGTCAGCGAAAATATCGCCACCCAATTGGAAAAGCGGGTCGCGTTTCGGCGGGCGATGAAGCGCAGTGTGGCCGCGGCGCTGCGATTGGGCGCCCAGGGGATCAAGATTTCCTGCGCCGGTCGACTGGCCGGAGCGGAGATCGCCAGGACTGAATGGTATCGGGAAGGCCGTGTGCCGCTGCATACCCTGCGGGCCGACATCGAATATGGATTCGCCGAAGCGAAGACCACCATGGGGCAGATCGGCGTCAAGACGTGGATCTACAAGGGCGAAGTCGTTCCTCAACAACAAGGCAAGGCTGAACTCGGGCTGGCTCGTCAGGACGGCCGCGCGGTGACATTGTAG